Proteins encoded by one window of Salvelinus namaycush isolate Seneca unplaced genomic scaffold, SaNama_1.0 Scaffold514, whole genome shotgun sequence:
- the LOC120041709 gene encoding cAMP-specific 3',5'-cyclic phosphodiesterase 4B-like — VLRNMVHCADLSNPTKPLGVYRQWTERIMEEFSRQGDKERDKGLEISPMCDKHTASVEKSQVGFIDYIVHPLWETWGDLVHPDAQDLLDTLEENRDWYQSTMPQSPSPPYDKHLLTDRFQFELALEDVELNHNHIQQPNGSNHMVRQENGNQDHSKEDHVEEVEENHVEEEKDHFSVFTG, encoded by the exons GTCCTGAGGAACATGGTTCACTGCGCAGACCTCAGCAACCCCACCAAGCCACTGGGTGTGTATCGCCAGTGGACTGAACGCATCATGGAGGAGTTCTCCAGAcagggagacaaggagagagacaaGGGCTTGGAGATCAGCCCCATGTGTGACAAACACACTGCCTCGGTGGAGAAGagccag GTGGGTTTCATAGACTACATAGTCCACCCTCTGTGGGAGACGTGGGGTGACCTGGTCCACCCTGATGCCCAGGACCTGCTGGACACGTTGGAGGAGAACAGAGACTGGTACCAGTCCACCATGCCTCAGAGCCCCTCTCCGCCCTACGACAAACACCTGCTCACAGACCGcttccag TTTGAGCTGGCACTGGAAGATGTGGAGCTCAACCACAACCACATACAACAACCCAACGGGTCCAACCACATGGTCAGACAGGAGAACGGAAACCAGGACCATTCAAAGGAGGACCATGTTGAAGAGGTGGAGGAGAACCATGTTGAAGAGGAGAAGGACCAT TTCTCTGTGTTTACAGGGTAA
- the LOC120041714 gene encoding ADP-ribosylation factor-binding protein GGA2-like, which translates to MATRESGGENLESWLNKATDPSNSEDRWDCIQGFYEQVNQEADGPQVATRLLAHKIQSPQQREALQALTVLEACMNNCGKRFHSEAAKFRFLNELIKVLSPKFLGQWSGVEVKLRVTEVLYSWTLWLKEEPKIQEAYRMLKKQGLVKKDPKLPDTIVMPPPSQRAEDSVFNQEDKAKLLATLLKSSSPEDLQTANRLIKNTIKEEQQKAELVSRRVSTLEEVASRTRQLRELLQQHCLTGPSTHHTAHLKALYGSCDRLRPNLFRLASDTVDDDEALAQILRANDELTLVVNMYKDMMGGRESNRMRGGGGESSINNGPSSPREIKSYHLIDLSALDSPQTRRPPSKDMSSSVSPPHHVSSFLSSSSSTPQPRLGTPPPSSSSPPSSSSPPSSSSPPSSPLSRQRLNSTRLSLIDLDVTGLDKPASSQSQSSTYYQDLLQMRGGEENTGRDHSLTTWGCGGRDHPLVARGCGSGSSNGTDWAFLQNRPIVMSGSPSNSRSQPMTESGSPVKSESFNLPESLAEIHVPLESIKPSRLEPITVYDQNGVHVSLHFAKDPPPGHPNVAVVIVSTVNTSALPVKDILFQAAVPKTMTVKLQPSSGNDLPSYNPLLPPAALSQILLLSNPHRCKVRLRYKLTLVHGDGEQSLSEMGEVEDFPDWVSWMGL; encoded by the exons ATGGCGACCAGAGAGAGTGGCGGAGAGAACCTAGAATCGTGGTTGA acAAGGCCACAGACCCGTCTAACTCAGAAGACAGGTGGGACTGTATCCAGGGCTTCTATGAACAGGTCAACCAGGAGGCTGATGG TCCTCAGGTTGCCACTCGTCTCCTGGCCCACAAGATCCAGTCTCCTCAGCAGAGAGAGGCCCTGCAGGCCCTCACA GTTCTAGAAGCCTGCATGAACAACTGTGGCAAGAGGTTCCACAGTGAGGCGGCAAAGTTCCGCTTCCTCAATGAACTCATCAAAGTCCTGTCTCCAAAG ttCCTGGGTCAGTGGAGTGGTGTGGAGGTGAAGCTGAGGGTGACGGAGGTTCTGTACAGCTGGACTTTGTGGCTCAAAGAAGAACCCAAGATTCAGGAGGCCTACCGCAtgcttaagaaacaag GCCTTGTGAAGAAGGACCCTAAACTCCCAGACACCATTGTGATGcctcctccctcacagagagcTGAGGACTCTGTGTTCAACCAGGAGGACAAGGCcaag ttgTTAGCCACACTCCTGAAGAGCAGTAGTCCTGAAGATCTGCAGACAGCCAACAGACTGATCAAGAACACCATCAAAGAA GAGCagcagaaagcagagcttgtATCTAGACGTGTCTCTACCCTGGAGGAGGTCGCTAGCAGAACCAGACAGCTGAGAGAGTTACTACAGCAACACTGTCTCACTGGGCCCTCCACACACCACACTGCCCACCTGAAG GCCCTCTACGGGAGCTGTGATAGGCTCAGACCCAACCTTTTCCGATTGGCCAGTGACACCGTCGACGATGACGAAGCTTTAG CTCAGATCCTGCGGGCCAATGATGAGCTGACCCTGGTGGTCAACATGTATAAAGATatgatgggggggagagagagcaacaggatgagaggaggaggaggagagagctcCATAAACAACG GTCCCAGCAGCCCCAGAGAGATAAAGAGTTACCATCTAATAGACCTGTCCGCCCTGGACTCTCCACAGACACGTAGACCACCTTCTAAAGACATGTCTTCCTCCGTCTCACCTCCCCACCACGTCtcctccttcctgtcctcctcctcctctaccccgcAGCCTCGGCTTggcacccctcctccctcctcttcctcccctccctcctcttcctcccctccctcctcttcctcccctccctcctctcctctctcccgtcAACGGCTCAACAGTACTCGCCTATCTCTAATCGATCTGGACGTGACAG GGCTGGATAAACCAGCATCGTCTCAAAGCCAGAGCAGCACGTACTACCAGGATCTACTCCAG atgagaggaggagaggagaacacagGGAGAGACCATTCCCTGACCACGTGGGGGTGTGGAGGGAGAGACCACCCACTGGTGGCCCGGGGTTGCGGCAGCGGCTCGTCAAATGGGACTGACTg GGCGTTCCTTCAGAATCGTCCAATTGTGATGTCAGGATCACCATCAAACTCACGGAGTCAGCCAATGACAGAGTCAGGATCTCCAGTGAAATCAGAGAGTTTCAATCTCCCAGAATCCTTAGCAGAGATCCACGTCCCGCTGGAATCCATTAAACCAA GTCGATTGGAGCCGATCACAGTGTACGACCAGAATGGCGTCCATGTTTCCCTCCATTTTGCCAAAGACCCGCCCCCGGGACACCCTAACGTTGCTGTGGTTATCGTCTCCACGGTGAACACCTCCGCACTTCCTGTTAAAGACATCCTGTTTCAGGCTGCCGTTCCCAAG accatGACAGTGAAGCTCCAGCCGTCTTCAGGGAATGACCTCCCCTCCTACAACCCTCTGCTGCCCCCTGCTGCCCTCTCACAGATACTGCTCCTCTCCAACCCACACAGG TGTAAGGTACGTCTGCGCTACAAGCTGACCCTGGTCCACGGTGATGGAGAGCAGAGCCTCAGTGagatgggagaggtggaggactTCCCTGACTGGGTCTCCTGGATGGGCCTCTGA